One region of Candidatus Peribacteraceae bacterium genomic DNA includes:
- a CDS encoding GerMN domain-containing protein, with protein sequence MVRITPLRITVLVLAVLAIGTIKLIWLYGGTVPQAGTPQTFEECAASGYPVMESYPRRCRFPDGTMVTEDIPGSSSLAAASSSSEDGVIRVYFGNSVRDPQVLDCGVTFAAERRIEGRSDAARAALEELLRGPTEAERAQGFFTSIPEGVTVRAFTLEDGVAKAEFDAALEQGVGGSCRVTAIRSQITNTLKQFSEVRDVVLSVDGRVEDILQP encoded by the coding sequence ATGGTCCGCATCACCCCGCTTCGCATCACCGTGCTCGTTCTCGCAGTACTCGCGATCGGAACGATCAAACTCATCTGGCTGTATGGTGGGACGGTACCGCAAGCGGGAACGCCGCAGACGTTTGAGGAATGCGCGGCGAGCGGATATCCCGTGATGGAATCCTACCCGCGGCGCTGCCGATTCCCCGATGGGACGATGGTGACGGAGGACATTCCGGGATCCTCTTCCCTTGCCGCAGCGTCTTCCTCTTCCGAAGACGGCGTCATCCGCGTGTACTTCGGCAACAGCGTCCGCGACCCGCAGGTTCTGGATTGCGGCGTGACGTTCGCGGCGGAGCGGAGGATTGAGGGGCGGTCGGATGCCGCACGGGCCGCACTGGAGGAACTGTTGCGGGGACCGACGGAGGCGGAACGTGCGCAGGGATTCTTCACGTCCATTCCGGAAGGCGTTACGGTACGCGCGTTCACGCTGGAGGACGGCGTGGCGAAGGCTGAGTTCGATGCCGCGCTGGAGCAAGGCGTGGGTGGCTCCTGCCGTGTCACCGCCATCCGTTCCCAAATTACGAACACCCTCAAGCAGTTCTCGGAGGTGAGGGATGTCGTACTATCCGTGGACGGCAGGGTTGAGGATATTCTTCAACCGTAA
- a CDS encoding TPM domain-containing protein: MSHRRLFTPVAGFAAFACAVVLFAPHAAAFTVPVNDGYVTDLTSTLLPEQDEQLEATLRAFEKETSNQIAVLMVQSLSGSTINEVGVQVGRSWGVGSKENDNGILMLIALADRELGILTGYGLEGAVPDIVAKGIIDEDITPQFRDGKYYEGVVAGIESLKKHIGGEYTAERYGENEWGGAFPGILFAGFVVLQFLGALLGHSKSWWLGGVLGGVLGIILLMIFGWWLTIPVLVAVGLLFDFIVSRMPRTGKHRGGRFWGGWGGGMGGGGGGGFGGFGGGSFGGGGASGKW; the protein is encoded by the coding sequence ATGTCCCATCGCCGTCTCTTCACACCCGTCGCTGGGTTCGCCGCGTTTGCGTGCGCCGTCGTCCTCTTCGCGCCCCATGCCGCAGCGTTCACGGTTCCCGTGAATGACGGGTACGTGACCGACCTCACCTCAACACTCCTGCCGGAGCAGGATGAGCAGCTGGAAGCAACGCTCCGCGCGTTCGAGAAGGAGACGAGCAACCAGATTGCCGTGCTTATGGTCCAGAGCCTCAGCGGATCCACCATCAACGAAGTGGGAGTGCAGGTGGGGCGTTCCTGGGGCGTGGGGTCAAAGGAGAACGATAACGGCATCCTGATGCTCATTGCGCTCGCGGACCGGGAGCTTGGCATCCTCACGGGATACGGTTTGGAAGGAGCGGTTCCGGATATCGTGGCGAAGGGGATCATCGATGAGGACATCACGCCGCAGTTTCGCGATGGGAAGTACTACGAAGGAGTTGTCGCGGGCATCGAATCGCTCAAGAAGCACATCGGCGGGGAATACACGGCGGAACGGTACGGTGAAAACGAATGGGGAGGGGCATTCCCGGGTATCCTGTTCGCAGGCTTTGTGGTCCTTCAATTCCTCGGCGCGCTGCTTGGCCATTCCAAGTCGTGGTGGCTGGGAGGAGTTCTCGGCGGTGTCTTGGGGATCATCCTGCTGATGATCTTCGGCTGGTGGCTCACCATTCCCGTTCTCGTGGCGGTGGGGCTCTTGTTCGATTTCATCGTTTCGCGCATGCCGCGAACGGGAAAACATCGGGGCGGGAGGTTTTGGGGAGGGTGGGGAGGGGGCATGGGTGGAGGCGGAGGCGGAGGGTTCGGCGGCTTTGGTGGAGGCTCGTTCGGCGGCGGAGGCGCCAGTGGAAAGTGGTGA
- a CDS encoding LemA family protein: MKLRPWIIVLIIVVILGGWLWTGFNGLVAAREGVDASWAQVQTMYQRRADLIPNVVNTVKGSADFEQSTLTAVTNARSAWAAAQAGSQGQQVAAAQGLDSAISRLLVTVEAYPQLRSTQAFRDLITELEGTENRVATARRDYNETVRGYNVRVKTFPTNLMAGMFGFTPAEMFEATPGAETAPEVDFGSSSAEAASAAPVVSSAAASL; this comes from the coding sequence ATGAAACTTCGTCCTTGGATTATCGTTCTCATCATCGTCGTCATCCTCGGCGGATGGCTCTGGACCGGTTTCAACGGTCTCGTTGCGGCGCGCGAAGGCGTGGACGCGTCCTGGGCGCAGGTGCAGACCATGTACCAACGCCGCGCGGACCTGATCCCCAACGTCGTGAATACCGTTAAAGGATCGGCGGATTTCGAGCAATCCACGCTTACAGCCGTCACCAACGCGCGGAGCGCTTGGGCGGCGGCGCAAGCCGGTTCGCAAGGCCAGCAAGTTGCGGCGGCACAGGGTTTGGACAGCGCCATCTCCCGCCTCCTCGTGACGGTGGAAGCGTATCCGCAGCTGCGTTCCACGCAGGCGTTCCGGGACCTGATCACGGAACTCGAAGGAACGGAGAACAGGGTTGCCACGGCACGCCGTGACTACAACGAAACGGTGCGCGGGTACAACGTGCGCGTGAAGACGTTCCCCACCAACCTGATGGCGGGGATGTTCGGCTTTACGCCGGCAGAGATGTTCGAAGCAACCCCCGGCGCCGAGACGGCTCCGGAAGTGGATTTCGGCTCTTCCTCCGCTGAGGCGGCCTCCGCAGCTCCGGTTGTCTCTTCCGCCGCCGCATCCCTATGA
- a CDS encoding helix-turn-helix domain-containing protein, translated as MKVLSTGQVAKVCGVSCSTVRRWCDSGMLKGYKIPGTKERRISVECLVKFFKERNMPMERLFSLVTAKVFLISQDSLLINGMMRESKGKPFCILVIVTPGEVDSMLHEVEPDAIIVDTEIGEQKTEHILTIARQFDDDILLYTVSGSESDNSFLGIANAVFFKTGDLKIIRQLETDMHMRKYLCLP; from the coding sequence ATGAAAGTCCTCTCAACCGGTCAAGTCGCCAAGGTATGTGGTGTCTCATGCAGTACTGTAAGACGATGGTGTGACAGCGGCATGTTGAAGGGATACAAAATCCCGGGGACAAAAGAACGCCGTATTTCTGTGGAGTGCCTGGTCAAATTCTTCAAGGAAAGGAACATGCCGATGGAGAGACTCTTTTCTTTGGTAACAGCAAAAGTCTTCCTCATTTCTCAGGATTCATTATTGATCAATGGAATGATGAGAGAGAGTAAGGGGAAACCGTTTTGTATCCTGGTCATCGTCACCCCCGGAGAGGTCGACTCCATGCTGCATGAGGTTGAGCCTGACGCAATCATCGTTGATACGGAAATCGGCGAGCAAAAAACGGAACACATTCTCACAATCGCTCGTCAATTCGATGATGACATACTCCTCTACACGGTTTCCGGAAGCGAATCTGACAATTCCTTCTTGGGCATCGCGAATGCAGTCTTCTTCAAGACCGGAGACTTGAAGATCATACGGCAACTGGAGACAGACATGCATATGAGGAAGTATCTCTGTCTTCCCTAA